Below is a window of Candidatus Nitrosotenuis uzonensis DNA.
GCCGTGCTTTGGATGCAGAACGCTAGACACTTTCAAAAAGTTGCGGTATTCGTCGATTATATTGCGTCTGTTGCCGCTGATCATTATCTTCTCGCAGTTTACTATGGAGACATGATTGCCCTGTAGTAAAAGCTTGGCAACGTTTGAGCTGAGCCTACCAGCAAGAAGGTCAGTACCGTCAACTATGATTATCTGGGCTTGTTTATCCAATTATTCTCACTCCTTTACCTGTAGGAAATTTTGAGATTATGTCGTTGTGATTGATTATTCTGCCGCCTGAGCTTTGGATTTTTCTTGCTGCCGCAGTAGATATGGAAAAACAGTATAATGTGATTTTATGTGATATGTTTCCGGTTCCTAGGACTTTGCCTGGTACTATAACCACATCGTTTTCCTTGGTGACGCTTCCTAGTCTTCCCACGTTTACAACCCGCCTTGCTATGGTAGGTTTTTGAAGCATCTCTGCCAGCTTTGACCAAATCGGAGCCTTGTTCTTAGTCGATGCCAACTTTAGATCCTTTACTGTTCTGATGACTAATTGATTGGTCATAGATTTAGCCCATTTGCAACCCAAATATAATATGTATGATCAGGCTTTGAGCTCTGCAATCATACCCTTGAATTCTTCAAGTCTCTGCTCAAGTTCATCTATTGCAGAAACGACTATCTGTTCTGGAGCGAGTGCGCCTGTCGTTTCAACTGTCAAGATGTATTCTTCCGGCTTGTCCGTGTGGGTAAGAACTGAGATATTCGCAGAATTCCACTTTGCATGATCTGTTCCACGGCCAAGCCTTGCATATGCTTCCAACTTTACCTTCTGGCCAGGGGCAATCTGGACTATGGGAATCTTGTCGGAAACGGGCTTTATCGTTTCGTCCTCTGAGCTCATCTCAGCCGAAGTAACAATACGCGTGCTGTCTGTGTTGCCAGAATCGATTACAAGCATTACCCTGCAGTTTGAGCATCCAGTCTTGCTTTGGCAAGCACATTTGAGTGGCTCTGCAAATCTTTTCAGATCCGTCTTTATGGGAATTAGACCAAGTCTATGGGCTATTCCCTCATCTGACATGACTGAAGAATTTTCAATAATGTCGACTGTGTCTATGGCAAAGACTGGCACACCGTTAAGGCATATCCTCCTTAGGGCATTTGCATACTGGAGAGGAACACCCTTCAGTTTGACTGAAATGCGTTGTGTGTCTTTTGAAAGTACTTCTAAGGAAGGCAAACAGAAAAAATTTTGTCAGTCCACATAAAAATCTAGCGTGTTTTTGACAGAGATAAATACCGATCATTCCTTACCTACGCCATGACCGATGTGACCGTGATTAGGCATTCTGTGGGTGGAGAAAAGTTTGAGATTCTGGTAAAGCCAGATCCTGCATTGGAATACAAGCTTGGCAAAAGAAAGGATATTTCCACAGTTCTAGTATCTGATGAGGTCTATACGGATTCCGGCAAGGGAACCAGGGCCTCAACTGAGAAACTACTCAAGGCATTCAACACCCAAGATACAAATGCGATAATAGAACAAATTCTAAGAAAAGGTGATCTAAATCTTACCACAGATCAGCGAAGAAAAATGATTGGGGAAAAAAGAAAACAGATCATCGAGTTTATCGCAAAAACATATGTGGATCCACGATCACACCTGCCGCACCCGCCGCTTAGGATAGAGCAGGCTCTAGAGCAAGCGCGCGTCTCAATCGACCCGTTCAAAAACACCGACGAGCAGGCAAAAGACATAGTTGAAAAATTGCGCTCAATAATTCCGCTAAAGTCCGAAAACCTTCTGTTGGAGATTACGGTTCCGGCTCAGTATGCTTCGCAGTCGTATGCGGTTCTGAAATCGACCGGCACTTTGAAAAAAGAAGAATGGCAAAATAACGGTTCACTTAAAGCAATACTAGAAATACCTGCGGGCGCAAGGGCAAACGTGATCGACAGACTCGGCTCAATAACCAAGGGGACAGCCACTGTGGAGATGGTAAAATAATGGATGATATAAAACGCAAATACGTAATCCCGGGAGATGTGATAACAAGCGGCCCTTACAGAGCTGAGGACAACGTACATCTTTTTGGTGACAAGATTATTGCAACAACTGTGGGAATCTCTGAAATCTATGACAGCGGAGTACGTGTCATCCCTCTAACTGGAATCTATATTCCAAGAATTGATGATTTTGTTATCGGCAAGGTAAAATCGCATACTTCTCTTTCATGGGAGGTCGACATTAATTCATGCTATCCTGGCATACTTCCTGCTCAAGACGTCTTTGGACGTGATTTTAATCCTAAAACACACGAGCTCACATCAAGACTCAAGACCGGTGACCTAATTGCGTGCAGAATTGCAAACTTTGATCGTTCAAGAGACCCACTAATCACAATAGGTGATAGGGACTTGGGCAAAATTGAGGATGGCGAGCTTGTCAAGATATCGCCATCCAAGGTACCGCGACTTATTGGAAAGCGCGGCTCCATGATTCAGACTATAGAAAACGCCACAAAAGCGATGATAACAATAGGACAGAACGGGTACATTGTAGTCTCGGCTGAAAATCCAGATGGATTATTAAAGGCACTGGATGCCATCAAAATGGTTGAAGAACAGGCACACGTTCCAAATTTGACCGAAAGAATACAAGAAATGTTAGGATCAAAAAGTGAATAAAAATGGGAGTAAAAAAATCAGATATAGTACTGTTAGATGACAAAGGAATCAGATGCGACGGCAGAAAAATAGACGAGCCGCGCAGAATAATGATCAAGGCAGGCGTCCTCAAGAACGCTAATGGATCTGCCTACATAGAGTTTGGCGAAAACAAGATCCTTGCAGGCGTGTTCGGACCAAGAGACGTACACCCAAAACATCTTGCAAACACAGACAGGGGAATACTCAGATGCAGATACCACATGCAGCCTTTCTCGGTAGGCGAGAGAAAGAATCCTGCACCGTCAAGAAGGGAGATTGAGATTTCAAAAGTAATCAAGGAAGCATTGGAACCGGCAGTAATGCTTGAGAGTTTTCCAAGGACAGTAGTGGATGTGTTCATAGAGATTCTACAGGCTGACGGCGGTTCAAGATGCGCTGCACTTGATGCCGCTGCTGTAGCGCTTGCAGATGCGGGCATACCAATGCGAGACATGGTATCAGCATGCGCAGCCGGCAAAGTGGCAGACACGATTGTTCTTGACATTAACAACGAGGAGGATCAGGAAGGCCAGGCCGATATGCCTGTTGCGTACATGCCTAACCTTGGCAAAGTAACTCTTATCCAGCTTGACGGAGTGCTGACGCCTGAAGAATATGAGAAATGCGTCAACACTGCAATAGGTGGGTGCAAGCTTGTATACGAGATACAAAAGAACGCGTTACGCGAAAAGTTTTTCGGTGAAAATTCATGAGTGGCATACTGGATGATCTAAAAAAGAAAAAAGTCCTCTCACTTATCAAAGAAGGGCAACGAATTGACGGCAGAGCACTTGATGAGCCAAGACAGATTACAATAGATGTTGGCGTGATTCCAAAGGCTGAGGGCTCTGCTAGGATAAGACTTGGCGATACAGAAGTGGTTTGTGGAGTAAAAATTCAGCCTGACAAGCCATTCCCTGATCTTGGGGACAGGGGCATCTTCATATGCACAGCGGAAATACTTCCTCTGGCAGATCCAAGCGTGGAGCCGGGTCCGCCTGGAGAGGAAGTAATTGAGCTAGCACGAGTTGTAGACAGGGGCATCAGAGAAAGTGGAATGATTGATCTTACAAAACTGGTGCTTGAGAAGAATAAATCGGTAATAGGACTATTTGTCGATAACAGCGTTACAGATTATGACGGGAACCTTTTTGACGCTTGTTCTTATGCATCAGTGGCAAGCATACTTTCTTGCAGAGTGCCTAAATGGGAGCTCGTAAATGACACACCGACCCTTGTTGAGGGTCAGTTCTCGGAACCGCCAATCACTACCATCCCAGTTTCTGTGACTATGGGAAAGATAGGCGATACCATAATAGTGGACCCGAATGCAGACGAGTGGGCCTGCATGGATGCAAGGATAACCATGACTACAAACAACGCAGGTAACATATGTGCAATCCAGAAGGGTGGAACCGACGGATTTACAGTAGAACAGCTTATGCAGTGTTCCAAGGTCGCAATCTCGACCGGAGCAAAAATAAGGGAGATAATCAAGTCCATAGGTAAGTAAGAATGCTCAAAAAAGGCGCATCACTGATAGGTTTTGGAGCCAAATATGGCATCAAACACAGGAAAAAGTATACACAGGTTCATGTATTATTAAAGTCAAAAAGAAAGTGCCCTGAATGCGGCTCGATAAAGTTTGGCAGGCAGGCAGTGGGAATCTGGGCATGCAAAAAATGCGGCTACAAGGTTGCCGGTACTGCTTACGATGTCAGCGTTTAGTGCTAGAATAGAGATCCGTGCAAAAGAAAAGACAAGGGCGATCTTCGATTCCATAAGAACTGATGATAAATTCTATCCTGAGAATCCGACCAGGACCAAATTTGAAGTGAAACAAAACAAGATGCAAATAACAATAGAATCAGATGAGATCTCGCACTTGAGGGCCAACCTCAACTCGATACTCCGGCTAATCCAGGCAAGCGAAGATTCTATAGAATCGGTAAAGATATAAGAAAAAACAAGAGCAATGACTTGATGTCGTCCGGACAACAGATTCCTCCATGGCTGCAAGAGCAGATAATGAAACTCCAGCAGTCGCAACAAAACCTCCAGTCTATAATGGCGCAAAAACAACAGGTCGACATGGAACAGATAGAATCGGACAGGGCGCTTGAGGAATTAAAGAAAATAGCTGACAGCGAGACCGTCTACAAGCACAGTGGATCAATTCTGATAAAGTCCACAAAAGCTGCCTTGATTGCAGAATTGGAGGAGAAAAAAGAGCTTGCAAACACGCGCTCTGCAGTTCTGGCAAAGCAGGAAGCAAGACTCAAGGAAAGCATAAAGGAACAAGAGACAAAGATAAACGAGATGATTCGCGGCGGACAAAAACCTAGTCCACAATAAATTATTAACAATATAACGTATTTCTGGTTAAATGAAAATCGAGGCCATTCGAATAGTAGTGGATGAGCGTGAAAGAAAAAGCGGTATCCCGGATCTACTCAGAGCGGTGGGCGTGAACCTTGAAGTAAAGACACTGCCAATAGGGGATTACATAGTGGCACCTGAGACAATAATTGAACGGAAGAGCATCCATGATCTAATATCGTCCGTCTTTGATGGAAGGCTTTTTGATCAGTGCAATAGACTCAAAGAACACTTTGCCAATCCTGTCATACTCATGGAAGGTAATGTTGATGAAATAGAGCACATAGTAGAAAACCCACTAGTGTTCTACGGCGCAGTATCTAGCATTGCGATTGACTTTAAAATTCCTATAATTCCTACCCCGAGCGCTGCGCATACAGCAAAGCTGCTAATATCAATGAGCTCTCGCAAAGAGGTAACCAGAGGACCGTTTCTAAAAAAGATAAAAAAATCAGACGATTTGCAAAGACAGCAACTTTCCGTGCTCTGCAGCCTGCCTGGTATAGGAGAAAAGCTTGCGGTAAGAATGCTCCAAAAATTTGGCTCACCATCAAGGACTCTCAATGCATCGTTTGCAGAGCTTGCAAAGGTTGAAGGCCTTGGCGAGGCTAGGGCAAAGAAGATAAAGCAAATGCTCGAGCAGCAAAGCAAATTCAAAAAAGAATCCAACCAGAAGACCCTTGATAACTAATGTTTGACATACTTGTATCATCGCAATGGCTAGCAGAACACTTGGATGATGACCTGGTGGTGGTCGATACAAGATCAAAAGTGGCGTACATGTACGGCCATATTCCAAACTCTGTGTCAATAACAGTCGAGCAGGTTATATCGATTAATGAGCACGGTGCGCACCTTGTACCGGAGCCAGATGTGTTATCTGGGTTATTTGGTGCATCAGGAATAGACAGGGACAAGACTGTGATAGTTGCAGGCGAAGCAATGGATCCTTCGCTTGCAAGGGTGGCATGGACACTGCAGTATCTTGGACATGAGAACCTCAAGATTCTGGACTTGGGAATCAGCGCCTGGCAGAATACTGGACTGGCAATGACAAGGATGCAACCAAAGATGGCGACAACAAAGTTTGTTCCAAACATAAACTCAAAGATGCGAATACGGGCAGAAGAGCTAAAGGAAAAACTTGGCAGCGTGCAGATCCTTGATGCGCGAACTCCTCAGGAGTTTTTCGGAGGACATCTGCCCGGCTCGGTACTTATTCCATTTACTGACGGAATAGGCCAGAGCAACATCTTTGAGTCAAAAGACAATCTTAAAAGATTGTTTGAGCAAAAGAATGTTCTTACGGACAGAGAAATCATCTGCTATTGCATGCACGGACACCGCGCTTCAAGTCTGTTTTACCAGCTAAAACATGCCGGCTTTGACAATGTCCGGCTATACGATGGCTCGTTTATAGACTGGTATTCAAGAAGGTTTCCTCTTCAATAGTTTTCTTGTAAGCCGATTTCCGCAGATTGGGCAGGCATTCACTGCAGTGAACTCTTTTTTGCAGGCAGAGCAATAATGCCTCCACCTTCCAACATCGCGTATTCCATTTGTCATGACTGGATGGATTGATATCTTCATGTTTTTAGCCAGATTGGAAACCGCAAAATCATCGGTGACTATATGGCCTCCTGTTTGGAGGGCAAGAGCAACAGCAGAAATATCTGCCTTTGAAAGCTCCTGAAAGTCGCCCGTCTTTTTTGCCATGTCCACTACTACCTTGATACTCTGAGGTTCCGCATCCATTATCTTCAATCTGCCTGTCTGGATTAGAATTTCAATGGCCCCGTGGCATTTCTTTATGTGTTCTATTTCCTCAAAGACAAGTGAAGTAGTATGTCCCAACTCTGGTGATGCAAACGGGATGCCAGCATAAAACGCGCTGGCATCGTAAATTCTAAAACCCAAGCTTGCTCATCTGTCTGAGGCCTTGGCGCTTTATCCTGACAAACACCGCCTGGATCTTGTGTTTTTTTATCACTATGGGCTCTTCAAAGCTTGCAGTCTTGATCACTTGGGCGTCCATGACTATATTAGTGTCATGTGAGCATATGATCTGGATTTTCTCATCTGGCACCACAATTGACGGCAGGCGTCTGACGGGGGCTACTGGCGTGATTATGAGAACGTCTAGACTTTCATGCAGTATGGGGCCGCCAAGAGAGAAAGAATGTCCTGTAGAGCCACTTGGCGTTGAGATCATAACTCCATCCATTTTCTGCTTTACTACGTCGTTCTGAAACTTTATCTCAAACTCTGATGTCTTGGTAAGATTCTGCCTGTTGATGTAAATCTCGTTTAGGGCAGGGGGAAACTCCTCGCCGCCCACTGAGGCAACAACCCTGGTTCTCTTGTCAAGCCATATTTTGTTTGCTTTGATATCGTCTATTGCATGGTCTATCCTGTCTATTGTAATCTCAGATAATATGCCACGGTTGCCTCCCACATTGATCGTAAGAAGAGGCGTCTCGGTCTTCAGACTCCTAAACGTCCTCAATGTCGTGCCGTCGCCACCAAGGGTTACAATCAGGTCCAGTTTTTTGTCTGCAAGGTCGTCAACAGACTCAACCTTTTTTGCACCATCTACGAAGACAGGCGCTATGGTGAACACCTCGGCCTTGTTAGCAAGAAATTTTTTTGCTACCTTTTTTGCGGCACTTTCGGCCTCCTCTGAGCCAAACTTGCTTACGACTGCGACCCGGGATAGTTTCAACCACAACCCATTGTGCAGGTTCATTTAAAAATCATCGGCTTCCAAACAAGAAAAACAATTAAGTATGAACTCGGTGGGTGTAATTTGAAATGAGTTACGCTCATCCAGAAGTACTAGTTGACACCGAATGGGTGTCAAAGAATCTCAACAACGCCAATACGCAAATAGTGGAGGTCGATTATGATCCTGAAAATGGATACAGAAAAGGCCACATTACAGGGGCAAGGTTGGTGTGGTGGAGGCGTGACATAAACGACCCTCAGACGCGTGATATTGTAAACAAGCAGCAGTTTGAAGCACTGATGTCAAAAAACGGAATAAAGCCAGATACTGAGGTGATTCTTTATGGCGATTTTAACAACTGGTTTGCTGCTTTTGCATTCTGGGTTTTCAAGTATTATGGCCACAAAAACGTGAAGATAATGAACGGCGGCAGGAAAAAATGGGAGCTTGAAAAGCGACCATATGTTACTGAAGAGCCTGCAATCGCATCTACAAACTATGTAGCACAGCCGCCTGACGAGGGGCTGAGGGCATACCTGTTCGATGTGAGACGCGCCCTTGACAAAAGCGAGATTGCTCTAGTTGATGTGCGTTCTCCAAAAGAGTTCACAGGTGAGATTACTGCACCACCAGAATATCCGATGGAACACGCGCAGAGAGGCGGACACATTCCAAAGGCGCAGAATATACCGTGGGCAACCGCAATAAATGACGCTGACGGTACGTTCAAGTCAGTAGAAGAGCTAAAGCAGAACTACGTTCCAAAGGGAATCACACCAGATAAGGAGGTCATTTGCTACTGCAGAATCGGCGAACGCTCTTCACATTCATGGTTTGTCTTAAAGTACCTTCTTGGATACCCGCAGGTAAGGAACTATGATGGTTCGTGGACCGAATGGGGAAACATGATAGGCAACCCTATTGAAAAGTAAGTTGAGCCAAGAACTACCAATTCTAAAAAAAGGCGCATACTATACAATCCGCGACGGTCAGGACGATCTGATAATGGAGGACAGGACAAAACGCGGTCTCACAGTCCGAGAAAGGTCGCTAGATGAGAAGATACCAGTCCTTGCAGACAAGGGTATGATTCATGATATGGACGGCATAGGGCACAAGGTTGCGATAAGATGGTATTTTCCCAAAAAAGAGTACGATCTTGCAAAAGTGCTAGTGCATGCGGAGTCCATGGAAAAAAGGTATGCCGAGCTTCGTGAGCTTACGTGTCCGGACGATTCTGAATAGAGAAGATTTTTAAACAAATTGGGCCAAAACTAGCTTAATGTCACTTTTACTCAAAGATCGCATTTACACGATGGAATCTACCACTGCAAAGAGGGGCGTTTATCCGCTTCACGGTTACAAGCTTGGTCTTTACAGGCTACCAATAAAACTGGAAGACCCTGCAGAGATGAAGTCGATAGTGGAAGGGCTCAAAAAAACATTCACTATGGATACCTTTGCGGATAGAGTCTATGCAACGTATACCTGGACGGAGGAGAACATGCCGGATCTGGATGCGAAAGGATATGAGAGTGTGCAGCTTTCAATCACAGTTGAAATTGTAACTGGAGAGGTAGTGGATATCATATACCAGATATTCCCAATAGAAAAATTCGGGGATCAACAGTGGGTCAAAGACTACCGCAAAAAGGCGGACTATTATGCAAAGATGATAATTGACACCATACTAAGAAACACCATTTTAGCAGACAAGATGGTAGAATATTTTGTAAAGACGGAAAAGATGGAGCAAGAGGCAGCGCTCAAAAAACTTGAGGAGATAACCCCGCTTGCCAAGATTGTTCCAAATGCAAAGCCAAAGCCAAAGGTGGAAGCACCAACGGACGCAGCTCAACCACAAGCAGCAGCTGCAGCGGAGGTCAGAGACGGAGCAAAACCTGGCCCAATCGACGTTGATTACAAATCGCACATGCCTCCCAGCGCTGCATATACTGTACCGTCAAACAAAAACGTCATCAAGACTTGGGGAAGGGTTGGAACCGACAATAACACGCTAGGCGTTTGGGGCGAGTTTGTTGCAGTTGACTTTGACATTTGCATTGCAGACGGAGCATGCATTGATGCTTGCCCAGTCGGTGTTTACGAATGGTTCGACACGCCAGGGAATCCGGCATCTGAGAAAAAACCGCTTATGGCGCGTGAACCGGATTGCATATTCTGTTTGGCATGTGAGGGAGTATGTCCGCCTCAGGCAATAAAGATCTTCCAGCGCAAATCCTAAAAACGTCTGGTATATTCTGAGGATGTAATGGCAGTAAATCCATTTACAATCTTTGTATTTGACATTTTCATATTCTCTGCCATTTTACTTACTGTGTACACTGTGAACTTTTATTATTTGGCGTTCCGCTCCATTAGAAGAAAGGACAAGTATCCGGTGGCCTCGCTTGGGACACCGACCGTGACTATCCAACTTCCAATCTACAACGAAAAATACGTGGCAGCAAGGCTGGTCAAATCCGTGTGCGATATGGATTATCCAAAAGATAGAATGAAGATAATGGTGCTTGACGATTCTGACGATGAGACCGTCGAGATAATAAGCGACCTTGTCACTGAATACAAGAAAAAAGGATATGATATTGCACACATCAGGCGTGGGACAAGAAAAGGCTACAAGGCAGGCGCTCTCAAGTACGCGATGAATCTTACTGACACCGAATTTGTCGCAATATTTGATGCCGATTTTATACCGCCGTCATGGTTTTTGAAACGTGCGATCCCGTATTTTGCGTCACCAAATATAGGTCTGGTGCAGTGCAGGTGGGGACACGTCAATGAGAATTATTCGGCAATGACACAGGCACAGGCACTGAGCCTTGACTTCCACTTTCTAATTGAGCAAAAGGCAAAGAGCAACTCACACCTTTACATGAACTTTAATGGCACTGCAGGTATATGGAGAACTGAGTGTATCGATGATGCAGGTGGATGGCATACGTCTACGCTTGTAGAAGATCTTGATCTGAGCTATAGGGCACAGATGAAAGGATGGAAGTGCATATTTATCCCGGATATAGTTGTCGACGCAGAGCTGCCGGTCCAGATGAATGCTGCAAAAAGACAGCAGTTCAGGTGGGCAAAAGGGGCAATACAATGTGCCGTCAAACTGCTTGGGGATATACTGATAAAAAGAAACATTCCGTTCGAGACCAAGATACAGGCATTTGTGCAGCTTACAAGGCACTTTGGGTATCCGCTTTTGCTCATCCAGTTTTTGGCATTGCCTATATTGCTTGCAGCCAACATAAACTTGCATGTGGTAAAATTCGTGCCAGCCCTTACGATAGCCACGTATCTTGCAATGGGTCCTGTCGCATATCTTCTTGTCATATACAATGTATGGGGAAAGAACTGGAAGCAAAAGGCAAAGATTCTACCATACCTTCTGATCTATTCTGCAGGCATGGCAGTCAATAACACAGTGGCAGTATTTGATGGAATGTTTGGCAAAAAAAATGAGTTCCTGCGGACGCCAAAATATGGCATAGTGAACAAATCAGATGATTGGCGAGATAAAGCGTACAACCTGCCGTTCACAAAGACAACACTGCTTGAGATCTTCTTTGGAGTATACGGACTGATTGGAATAATGATTGCGATATTCTCAAAAAATCCTGTGTTTGCACCGATCATTGCAATACCGACAATAGGGTTCTTTTACATCGCATACCTTAGCTTTGCACACTCTAAATTTAAAAGAAATAAATCCCGCACCCCAGTTACAAAATCGGAAAAGATGGCTGATAGTTACTATAAGATGGCCCTTGTTGGCATGTTTGCAATTATAATATTTGGGGCATACATGGCATATCAGGGATACAAGACTGACGTATATCCGCTTGATATCTCTAGGGGTAAGCTAGACAGAATAGCTGGCGGCAACAATCCAATCCAGATGCTTGAGGACCTCA
It encodes the following:
- a CDS encoding cellulose synthase family protein, whose protein sequence is MAVNPFTIFVFDIFIFSAILLTVYTVNFYYLAFRSIRRKDKYPVASLGTPTVTIQLPIYNEKYVAARLVKSVCDMDYPKDRMKIMVLDDSDDETVEIISDLVTEYKKKGYDIAHIRRGTRKGYKAGALKYAMNLTDTEFVAIFDADFIPPSWFLKRAIPYFASPNIGLVQCRWGHVNENYSAMTQAQALSLDFHFLIEQKAKSNSHLYMNFNGTAGIWRTECIDDAGGWHTSTLVEDLDLSYRAQMKGWKCIFIPDIVVDAELPVQMNAAKRQQFRWAKGAIQCAVKLLGDILIKRNIPFETKIQAFVQLTRHFGYPLLLIQFLALPILLAANINLHVVKFVPALTIATYLAMGPVAYLLVIYNVWGKNWKQKAKILPYLLIYSAGMAVNNTVAVFDGMFGKKNEFLRTPKYGIVNKSDDWRDKAYNLPFTKTTLLEIFFGVYGLIGIMIAIFSKNPVFAPIIAIPTIGFFYIAYLSFAHSKFKRNKSRTPVTKSEKMADSYYKMALVGMFAIIIFGAYMAYQGYKTDVYPLDISRGKLDRIAGGNNPIQMLEDLRDVKTQLPKKGNPVWIFPTDTTNFDRIQADIDSMMETIVSVQNEPKNSEAFNTAMLDIHSRAIMLRQNLMDATPYMYASFSNIIFSSIWIAAILGIFAILKRKKEQLKSYDKSEDV